From Phycisphaerae bacterium, the proteins below share one genomic window:
- a CDS encoding DUF167 domain-containing protein, with translation MKTTAEGVEIRVKVVPGASRSRIDGLYGDCLKIRVAAPPEKGQANRAITALLAEQLGISESLVAVVAGKTSPRKTVRILQRSAIQVAAALAL, from the coding sequence TTGAAAACAACGGCCGAGGGAGTCGAGATTCGCGTCAAGGTTGTGCCGGGCGCGTCGCGAAGCCGCATCGACGGGCTGTACGGAGACTGCCTGAAGATACGAGTGGCCGCACCTCCGGAAAAGGGTCAGGCGAACCGGGCGATTACAGCACTCCTGGCGGAGCAGTTGGGAATAAGCGAGTCGCTAGTGGCGGTCGTCGCCGGCAAGACGTCGCCTCGCAAGACCGTGCGAATACTGCAACGCAGCGCGATCCAAGTCGCGGCGGCGCTGGCCCTATAG
- the hslV gene encoding ATP-dependent protease subunit HslV, with translation MPRLHNRFRSTTILSVRRDGQVAIGGDGQVTLGDAVVKDDAVKIRRLYKGKVLAGFAGSAADAFALLERFEGKLEEFKGATKRAAIELAKDWRTDRNLRRLESLLAVADSEASLIIGGSGDVIEPTDGVLAIGSGGVSAMSAARALLAHTEMTAAQIVETALKIAGRINIYANDQITIEKL, from the coding sequence ATGCCCCGCCTACACAACCGATTCCGCTCGACGACCATTCTTTCCGTGCGCCGGGACGGCCAGGTCGCCATCGGAGGTGACGGGCAGGTCACGCTGGGGGATGCCGTGGTCAAGGACGACGCGGTGAAGATCCGGCGTTTATATAAGGGCAAGGTGCTGGCCGGTTTCGCGGGGTCCGCGGCGGATGCGTTTGCCCTGCTGGAACGATTCGAAGGCAAACTGGAGGAATTCAAGGGGGCAACAAAGCGCGCGGCCATCGAATTGGCCAAGGATTGGCGGACCGATCGAAATTTGCGGCGGCTGGAGAGCCTCCTGGCGGTGGCGGATTCGGAAGCGAGTTTGATCATCGGCGGCAGCGGTGATGTCATCGAGCCGACCGACGGAGTGCTGGCGATCGGCAGTGGGGGGGTCTCGGCCATGTCGGCGGCGCGAGCCCTTTTGGCCCATACGGAGATGACCGCCGCCCAGATCGTCGAAACGGCACTAAAGATCGCGGGCCGGATCAATATCTACGCCAACGATCAGATTACGATAGAAAAACTCTAG